From Hemibagrus wyckioides isolate EC202008001 linkage group LG11, SWU_Hwy_1.0, whole genome shotgun sequence:
aATCAGattcagggtcagatacaggctcaggtcagtcagatacaggctcagatacaggctcagatacaggctcaggttagtcagatacaggctcagatacaggctcagatacaggctcaggttagtcagatacaggctcaggtcagtcagatacaggctcagatacaggctcagatacaggctcaggttagtcagatacaggctcaggtcagtcagatacaggctcagatacaggctcaagtcagtcagatacaaggTCAGGGTGAGTCAGagacaggctcaggtcagtcagatacaggcttagaTACAGGCCCaggtcattcagatacaggctcagatacaggctcaggtcattcagatacaggctcagatacaggcttaggttagtcagatacagggtcagatacaggctcaggtcattcagatacaggctcaggtcagtcagatacaggctcaggtcattcagatacaggctcagatacaggcttaggttagtcagatacagggtcagacacaggctcagatacaggctcaggtcagtcagatacaggctcaggtcagtcagatacaggctcaggtcagtcagaaacaggctcagatacaggctcaggtcagtcagatacagggtcaggggcagcaggatcagagacagacacatgcactgatCAGGAAATGGCCATGTCCATGCTGGTGCTGTAATGAAGCATAGATTCCCCatgcaatgttttcaagatgaccgttaataaaagctagatattcagttttatatgagtatatgaaagtctgctgcatttctcttcatcacatttttggctattttttttattttcaggaggcagaccgcctgtggaaaaagaagaataaacactgttccagaaaccaggaaagatgacaaaagctttagtctgaatgttcagggctgccattacagtagtgttcttgcttatacaagatgtacttgtttgatatataaaatgcagtttttatttttttttgtataatatttttaaagtatttgactctgcacttctgtttctgcccattgcagtagttttattgctgcagtttttataattctgtgttgagggctgttactgctagttctgtcctatgttgaaaaaagaaagaaataaaataaagttttattaaagcagtgagtgttactgagagagagagagagagagagagagagagagagagctgtttatttatattataacaatggcttcttgtcagagtcaagctcaaaataagtctttaaattagaatttatttctagactctttatttttgtctgtgtgctagagacagatcaacatcattatggagttgcatgccaTCATAAagggttaaatgcattgcaaagtgatgttattgttgtgttgCACGACATGCAGTCTGGTCAGCCTTTCGTTCCAGCGTCCGTGACCTTCCATGTTTGGCGCCAGAGAATAAGTAGAAGGGATGAGGAGGAAGACAATCAAGTGTAGTCCCTTCTGGTAAGAACCATCAGAGtaataaatgaagtaaaaatgaACCCTTAATAGACATGAATATAGTTTGGTtgaagggtgtttttttttggtgggggTGAGTTTGCAGTGATATAAATGGGTAATGTGACTGTCTACatttgcagctaaaatgtaaatacagagaatgtatgtactgttataggaagattactgtaatataacttgtgtacatactgagtgatgtttttctgctgtacACAACAGATGCTGTACTATTAAACTAACggtttctgcttccttttatgtaGTTAAAATCAGACTATTTAgttgacacatacctggaggacagagggagtatcaaGCAATTctcccagcacatccacagagtctgtaaaaaatgagttttctgtgactcagaataatGACTTCAATTACAAATAACATTTTCTATCATACATTTACAAAAACAGCCAAGGTTATTAACTAGTAGGTAAGATTAGGAGAAATACTGTATCGTGTTGAGAGCTTAAAACGGGTAGCCATGTTTTCTAGTGCATTAGCATTAAGCTAACTATTAAGTTAAAATcaagcattaataataaaagagaatatttTACCATCTACTgactttaatgttttattctgcaCAATACAATATTTAGCTGCCAAGCTATATAGCCAGGTTTGTTAGCAGTGTAGCTAATGTTAGACCAGTGTGTCcactctgccggttagtgtttgaacctgtcttaagcaagtgagaagatttaattaatacgTTTAAGGTTtcttatatgtgtgtctattgtagtatcgtgtcaaacctcctgttattatgctaaagagtattttaatgaactggacaagtgtatcactGTACAATCATTAGTATCATAGCATATcgttattgttgctcaaacgGTAGAGGAGTGCGCTAGCAGCACTAAGCTcgtgtgttcagtttcatcatgatgaaatgtatagctttaaagtaatgtcattcactttgtgtttattcttatctctgtgttaatcagagtcctgtatcactgcatccacaggctcaggtcagtcagatacagggtcagatacaggctcaggtcagtctgatacaggctcagatacaggctcagatacaggttcaggttaATCAGattcagggtcagatacaggctcaggtcagtcagatacaggctcagatacaggctcagatacaggctcagatacaggctcaggttagtcagatacaggctcaggtcagtcagattcagGGTCAGGGGCAACAggatcagagacagacacatgcactgatcaagtccatgctggtgctgtaatgaagcatagattccccatgcaatgttttcaagatgaccGCTAAAAAAAGCtagatattcagttttatattagtatatgaaagtctgctgcatTTCTCTTCATCACATTTTGGCTCTTTCCCCGATATATTCAGGAGGCAGACcgcctgtggaaaaagaagaataaacactgttccagaaaccaggaaagataaaagctttagtctgaatgttgaaattatataaattaaaatgataaaaactgcagcaataaaactactgcaatgggcagaaacagaagtgcagagtcaagtacactgaacaaaatgataaacgcaacactttcgtttttgcccccatttttcatgagctgaactcaaagatgtaagactttttctatgaacacaaaaggcctatttctctcaaattttgttgacaaatctgtctaaatctgcgTTAGTGAGcccttctcctttgccgagataattcatccacctcacagatGTGgcagatcaacatcattatggagttgcatgccaccataaaaggtgcagaaggatttagggttaaatgcattgcaaagtGATGTTATGAaggtaattaaaacacatttattccacaatttgctgcacatagtttaTAACTAATAAATACAGGTCTCATCCAAAGTCTCAGGATGtggagtttgggtcagtgtgtgtcctaaactgtgcctgtggtcacagcatctactcagtctctgtaagcacaaccccagtactctgctcctctaggaagaaagcaatgtcatccacacctacacaaactgGAACATGTCAGAagcattttagacatattacacCTGATTCCTTGGACAATTAAGGCATCTAACTAACGTATACATTGCTATCGATTACATGTCGCGGTGTGTaatcgcccatcttctcacttgcttaagacaggttcaaacactaaccgacAGAGTCGCGCGTCAGggacgtcactttactgattgactgattggagagtaggttgagaagcagtggaccaatggggacttttatcccgcccctAAACTGCATAAAACCCTACGCGTGTTTTGAAAAGTGTTTGGAGTTGGAGTTGAAGTTGAAGGTCGCAAGACTTGAAGACTAGTTTCTGATTCCTGCTACAGCACGACTGTATATCTCTTTCATTCCTGCAACACTTTGGCGATTGGATTCCTTCATCGACTCTGCACCACCAGGGAGGATGAACTTCAGAGGAGAAGACGCGCTACAGCGGCAGGAGGACGCGGACCCTCAGCCCGGATGGACCGGACTATACGACCCCTGGACCGGTGAGTTACTGACTTTTTACCTTTTCCGTAAAGTAACAAGTGCTTTAGTGAGCAAAACTGTGTTAAAAACAGCACTAAACAGGCGGAAACGCCATTAGGAATATCGTTTTGTATGGTTCGAcagttttgggggaaaaaagcgaTCTGTTCGTTGTTATTTGGCTAATCGTTTTGTTGACATGATGATTATCCTAAGGTTTGTGGGTATAAAGTGGTCTAAAATGGATAAAGTTGGACCTTTTTTAAGCCAAATAACTGGCAAAATTAGCAGGTTTACTGAAGtcgagctggaggaggagaaataTTAGCGAAGATTAGCTAGGCGGCTAGTTAGCATAGCTACTGTGGCTAAATAATTGTTTCCCAGTGTTCCGAGTCCACAAAAGTGATGAGAAACCTCGGAGTAAACActgataaagtaaaaaaaactaaCCCTTAATAGACATTAATCTAGTTTAATCTGAAAGTTTTTGTCGCGGGTGAGTTAGCAGTGAGAGAAgttggtcatgtgactgtgtAGATTTGCAGCTAAAACGTAAATGGAGAGAATGTATGTAGAGTTATAGGAGGATTactgtaatataacttgtgtacatactgagtgatgtttttctgctgtacTATTAAACTAAAGGTTTGTGCTTCCTATTGTGAGTTGTGCAGCTGTTTCTCATTTGTcttttgacacagggagactAGGGGAACAAACACGTCAAGACGAGCTCAACTACAGCGAGCAGAGTGACTCTGAGGATGAGGAAATTGTgtttattctgcagcaggatgtgcaagatggaggtgatgagaaTGAGGTCACTGTGAGGAGCTCATCCCCTGttaggagcccatccccacctgcatggagcccatccccacccatGAGGGTCCTGTTACCTGTATGGGACCTATCACCAGcaaggagcccatccccacctattagaaacccatccccacctattagaaacccatccccacctattAGAAACCCATCCCCTTTAAGGACCCCAATCCCTATAGTACGTCCCACGCCATCCTACGCCATCCCACCCCTTCCCATTGTTGTGTTGCACGACATGCAGTCTGGTCAGCCTTTCGTTCCAGCGTCCGTGACCTTCCATGTTTGGCGCCAGAGAATAAGTAGAAGGGATGAGGAGGAAGACAGTCGAGTAGTCCCTTCTGGTAAGAaccatcagagtaataaaggaAGTAAAAATGAACCCTTAATAGACATGAATATGGTTTGGTTGAAGGgtggtgggtttttttattttggtgggGGGGTGAGTTTGCAGTGATATAAATGGGTAATGTGACTGTCTACATTttcagctaaaatgtaaatacagagaatgtatgtactgttataggaagattacatactgagtgatgtttttctgctgtacTATTAAACTAACggtttctgcttccttttatgagttGTGCAGATGTTTCTCATTACGTTTGCTACGTTCCAGCATATCCTGTTCTAGACCAGGGGAAGAGgtggagggaggaagaggaagacgaTGAATTCTTCCCTTCTAGTAGACGACAGCGTGTGGAACCTGAGTGGGAGATGCAGGTAGTCACAAGGCCCCTCCAATTACCAGTTGAAGTGATTCCTGCACTAAGCAGTGATCTTTGAGCAAACCCCAAAGATCACCCCGTACTCATCATGTGGTAAGTATCAGTGGTAGGTATCTGGGGTAAGTATTTGACCTCTAGTCTTTAGCTTTAgtctggttttatttttcttacttttcTTAGTCTAAATTTGTAGTGAATTTCACTTCCAGACTCCAGCAGTAGTAGCGTTAAACCATTTTCATGACGGACTGAATTTTGGTAAGATAATAGTAGTAGTTATCGCAAttatgttagtttataattgtctggttagtgtttaatgtataggCTTGTTACTTTAGTATGTTGTATATTTAGGAAATATGAATTAGTATTTATTATAGAACTTATAATTAACCAGTTTTCTGTTCATATATGTGTAGGTTATGCATATTGCTGCAAATATTTATGctgttgtaaatatgtatatattaagtATTTAAGATTTAGGATTTTAAGATTAAGTTGTACAGAAGTAGTGCACTCCCACCCCCAAATGCCCCTAACccctgtttaaaaatatatcttaaatataaaaaaataaatgtagtttGTAATAAGTTCATGTTTGCTCTCATTAATAAGCAATAAaagttctttatttttcttcaacaCTCATGTGTCAAGTGTCtcttataacacactataagcatttctcattgctttcacatataattacaatgtagaaataaaCCTTTCTCCCATTAGCAAATACATTCCTGCCAACAGTCTGAACAtgttaaatctgtataattAATAATCTGCTGTTGCCGTAATGCCTCATAAACTGATAATGGGTTAATCTTAAGGTGGAATTTTACTATTACGTGTTTAACTTCGATCTCACAAGCGACTTTACTGAgtttactgatgagacccataAACTAATGCagtgtgaggaagaaacatCCACTctgaatatggaggaaaagctatcagagagagacaggagggtTTTGATTCCTTTCTGTTTATACATTGTAAGAAAGTTTCCTTCATTTATGGTATAATAACCTGTACTGTTAAAGAACAATATTGCTTAATTCTATATCGGCATTTTTCTAGAGCTACAGACATTTCACTGTGAAATACTGACAAAAACCTGTAAAAGTATTTTCTTCTCATAAACAATCATTTCAAAAAAACCAACTTGCTAAAGTGGCATTAAATATAGTTGTCAAGGCAGGGGTGTGttaaaggcagagagagagtagcccgtgtgtgtaaaagtgtcaCCATAATAGtgtcacaatacacaatcaaatacaaaaAGGTGAGCCTGGAGAAGAAGAATGTTGTTGGCAGTGGACAACTTTCTTTAGAAAAATGCCACTGGGTGGAAGTTTTCTCCAAAATCCATAGAGGATGGCCCCTGGTCCTGTTGCGGAGGTGTCCATGATGAAGAACATCAGAGTGTCTTAGGATGGGGCCAAGGTGAGGAGTTCAAATGCTATTTTTTAGCTTTATAAACCTGATGAGAGAAAATGATCTCCAAACAAAGCTGATATAAAGTACCTCTGACATTTCTAAAAATCcctcaaatgaaataaaataacgaCTCGCACGTGATTCCTAGTCATTcattaaatacaaaacattaagtgtgacactttttaaaatccctacatctgttgaaaaaaaaatgctgttgaCTTTTACCTGCTGATATTTAGTAGgttgttttaaaagattttatagtACTATACACATGTATGAAGAGCCATACCTTAGGTTTTGCAGTCCCTGCTTTGGCTGTTTGTTGCATAGAAACTACAGCAATGTATTGGTGTAAGATGAGTCAAAGTCAATAGTTTTTTTACAGTATGACACAGATCACAAGATGAGCTAATAACAGTGCTCCAGTCCTGTGAAAGTCAAGTTTAATCTATAAGGCATTTATTCTTTGACACTgaactttttcactttttctgttCATGTATTTCAGTTCCATCAGTGACCACTGTAAATACTTGAATGTGGAAGGGGATAGTTGTAAGATTTTATGTTTATTGAATGATTCCAGGGTGAAGATGAAAATACATGAAGTGATGGAACTTCTGTGTACAGTTAACTCTCAGCATTcagacattaatataaatcgTGACCACAGATATCCTGAGAGACATATCTCAAAGATATTCAAGTACGTGTGACCTCTGTTTTTCCTCAGATTGCAATTTTCAGCTTCCATTCTTCTggttttacatacagtataacccATTTGAAGTGTTGAAGTACTGATTGAGTGTTTTATTAGTCTTTAGGTAGTCTTACATGATTCCAGTTGATAGATTTATAGTTCTTTTTAGGACAGAGGCACCAGCAGGCACAGTCTGTAAAGGCATCTGTACATATTGTGAGGAAATATTGTTTTTAcaggagactgcgagccaggccaaaactgggatgtctgcctttacatgcacacgaatataatacagtgttggcctgccctttcagctataacagcttcaactattctgggaaggctttttagccttgtgtttatgggaatttctgaccattcctcaaggtgcgcatttgtgaggtccgGCACTGATGTTCGACGAAAAGGTCTGGGTCACAGGCTCCGCTCTAATTCGTCCCAGTGCAGGCCAGTCACGTTCCTCcg
This genomic window contains:
- the LOC131362072 gene encoding formin-like protein 2 → MNFRGEDALQRQEDADPQPGWTGLYDPWTGRLGEQTRQDELNYSEQSDSEDEEIVFILQQDVQDGGDENEVTVRSSSPVRSPSPPAWSPSPPMRVLLPVWDLSPARSPSPPIRNPSPPIRNPSPPIRNPSPLRTPIPIVRPTPSYAIPPLPIVVLHDMQSGQPFVPASVTFHVWRQRISRRDEEEDSRVVPSAYPVLDQGKRWREEEEDDEFFPSSRRQRVEPEWEMQVVTRPLQLPVEVIPALSSDL